In the genome of Lentisphaera araneosa HTCC2155, the window CAGGCACGGGTAAGACCAGTTTAGCTTCGATTATTTCCAAGCATACTGAAGCCGATTTTATTGCGCTCTCCGCAATTGATAGCTCGGTTAGCGAAGTTCGCAAAGCGGTGAAAGCTGCGGATGAGGCGCGCAAATTTAGCGGGCGCAAGACGGTTCTCTTTGTTGACGAGATTCATCGTTTTAATAAAGCTCAACAGGATTCCTTGCTCAAGGATATCGAAAATGGCACGGTGCGTTTTATCGGTGCCACTACCCATAATCCGGGTTTTTATTTAACTCCTGCACTCTGCTCGCGTTCATTGATTTTCACTCTCAAGCCTTTGGAAGCCTCGGCAGTCAAATCTTTGTTAGAAGCAAAAATGACCAAAATCATGAAGGCTCTTGAAGCTGAGCTTCAATTTGATGAGGAAGGCTTGAAGTTTTTGAGTGAAAACTGTGAAGGCGATGCACGACGTGCCCTCACCGTGATTGAACTCGCAGTGAAAACAGCTCAGTCGGATAAGATTGGCCTCGAAGAATTGCGGGAATGCCTCCAAGTGAAGTCCTATAAATATGATGCGGATGCGCACTACAATGCAGCCAGTGCTTTTATCAAGAGTATGCGCGGCAGTGATCCCGATGCAGCAGTGTATTGGTTGGCGTACATGCTTGAAGCCGGGGAAGATATTCGCTTTATTGCACGCAGAATTATGATTTTTGCCTCTGAGGATGTGGGCAATGCCGATCCACGAGCCCTACAGTTGGCGGTGTCGGCATCTCAGGCAGTGGATATCGTGGGCATGCCCGAGGCGCGAATTATTTTATCTCAAGCAGTGACTTATTGTGCGACAGCGCCCAAGAGTAACGCGGCTTACAAAGCGGTGAATTTAGCTCTTGAAGATGTGAAAAATCAACGATCACAAGTCATTCCGATGCATTTGCGGGATCCGCGAAGTTCTGGTTATAACCCGGAAGAAGGTGATTATGTTTACCCGCATAACTCTAAAGAAGCCTATGTGAAACAGGAATATATCGGGGTAGAAAGCAAGTATTACCAGCCTGTTGAGCGGGGCTACGAAACAAAAATTAAAGAGCGCATGGATTATTGGCAGAGCCTGCGAGGTGAAGATGACCGAGAAGAGAGCTCTTAGAAAATTGATTCGGCAGCAAATTGCTGAAGGACTTTGGGAGAATGAAGATCTCTCCAATATTCCGCAACACTTGCAAGATTTTGCGGACTTTGCAAGCAAATCAGTGGCTTTGTATCAGGCGGATCCCCAAGAAATTTCATTAATAGACTTTTTTGTTGAGAGCCAAATTTTACTACCTCGTTTCAGTCCTGAATCAAAACTTTACGACTTTTCCCTGTGGTCAGGTGAGCTCAATGAGCTCCAAAAAGGTCCTTACGATATTCTTGAACCTAAGCTTTGTCGTGAGCTTCCTGCCATTGATTTTTGTTTCATCCCAGCTCTAGCTTTTGACCGTAGAGGAAATCGCCTTGGAAGAGGTGGAGGATTTTACGATCGCTTATTGGCAAAATATTCCATCGGCGTTAAAGTCGGAGTGTGTTATGATTTTCAATTGATAGGAGAAGTGCCAAAAGAAGATCATGACTTTACAATGGATTTTATTTTAAGTCCCTCGGGACTGCTTAAATGTGATAGGAAAAATTAATTCGAATGAATGATTATATATATTTAATAACGGGTCTAGTGATCGGTTTTATCATAGGGAGCTTGCTGATTAAAAGTAAGTTTCGCAAGTTAGAGAAAGACCAAGAGGGTCTACTCGCGGAAGCTAAGTTGCAGGCGGCTGAACTCAAGTCACAAGCAATCAAAGAAGCTGACGAAGAAATTAAAGATTTAAAAGCACAAGCTAAGAGCGCTTTTGACGAAACGCTCAAGAAGCAAGACCTCGAGCGTGAAGGTCTTCAAGCGGAGCGGGCTAAGCTAGAGAACCTGCTCGAGTCCACTCAGGATCGCCTCGATCAACTCGAAGAAAAACAGCAGGAAGTGAATGAAAAAAGCTTAAGTCTTGCTCACCAAGATGAAGGTTTAGCTCTGCGTGAAGCCGAGCTCGCCTCGCTCACAATTGAAGAAGCCAAGGAGCAGATCATTCAGAAGGCTGAAGATCAATCCAAAGCTCAATGTGCTCGCATCTACAAGCAGGCGCTCAAGGAAATGAAGAGCCAAGCATCAGAAGATGCCCGCGATATTTTGTTATCAGCCATGCAACGCTATTCAGCCGAATGCGCGAGCGATCGTACGACGACAACAGTTTATTTGCCGAGCGATGAAATTAAAGGTCGCATTATTGGTCGCGATGGTCGCAATATTCGTACTTTAGAATCATTGACTGGCGCCAATATTATTATTGACGATACTCCAGAAACAGTGGTGATTTCTTGCTTTAATTCCTATCGTAGAGAGATGGCGCGCATTGCCCTTGAGCAGCTCATTGATGATGGACGTATTCACCCCAACAGAATTCACGAAGTTATTAGCTCAGTGACAGAGCAAATGGATCGCGACTTAGAGCGTTCGGCAACTTATCTCTGTGAAGAACTTAACGTGGGCGTGGTCAGTACAAATATTTACCGCCAACTCGGGATGTTGAAATACCGCTTTAATGCCTTCCAGAACCTTATGCAATTTTCTCGTGAAGTTTCGAGCCTCATGGGGACCATTGCCGCGGAAATTGGCTTGGATGTGCGCCAGGCAAAACGCTTAGGTCTTCTGCATGCGATTGGTCAGAGTTTTGATGAGTCAGCAGAAAATAATTCGGCTCAAATGGGGGCCGACTTCTTGAGAAGAGAAGGTGAAGATGAAGAGCTTTGCGTAGCAATTGAAAACTATAAAGATACTTACACCCTTTCAAATGGTATGGACCGCTTATTGCATGTGGCCGTACAGCTGAGCAAGAACCGTCCAGGAACGGCCGATGAAGCCATGGATTCCTACGTTCATCGCCTGCACCAAATCGAGTTCATGATGAAAAACATGGACGAAGTTTCTGAATGTGTGGTCATGCAAGCGGGACGTGAAGTGCTCGTTTCCATCAAGCCAGAAAAAGTTAAAGACAATGATATGCCCATGTTGGCCCAAGAAATTGCTGAAAAAATTGAACAAGAAATGACTTTGCCAGGGGCTGTTCAACTCATTTTATCTAGAGATTTACGAGTTGAAGCTACTGCGCAACCTTAAGAGGTAACTATGTATAAATTTGACGAAACTCCAGTGATGCCCAAGGGCTTTAGCTGTGCGAGTCGTAATTGCGGTATTAAGGAAGAGGGCGATGACCTTGCACTCTTTTATTCCGAAAAAACTGCCGAGGCTGCCGCCGTGTTTACACGCAACCTTGTACCAGGAGCGCCAGTTATTGCGGGGCGCGAAATTATTAAAAAATCTAAGCTTCAAGCCGTGGTGGTCAATTCACGTGTCTCAAATGTGGGGACGGGTGACGAGGGTGTGAAACGTGCTTATCGCATGTCTGCGGCCGCCGCAAAAGAATTGAACTGCAATGAAGATGAAGTAATCATGTCTTCAACAGGCGTGATTGCCGTGCCACTTCCCGTTGAGAAAATTGAGTCAGGTCTCGTGGGGATGAAGGCGGATCTCTGTTCGGATCCACTTATTGGTGCCAGCGGAATTATGACGACGGATACTTATGCTAAGGCGATTTCGATTTCCTGTGACGATTATACTTTGACTATTGTCGGCAAGGGCTCGGGCATGATTGAACCCAATATGGCGACCATGCTCGTTTATGTTTTTACCGATGCTGCGGTCTCCGCAAAAGATCTTGACACGGTACTTCGTGTTGGGGTTAATAAGTCCTTTAATATGCTCTCCGTTGATACGGATACCTCCACTTCCGACACAGTGATTGCCATGGCTAATGGGCTCTCGGAAAAAGAAGTTGACCTCGATGAGTTTCAGCAACGTTTCTCAGCGGCGTGCATTCGCATGACCGAGATGTTGGCGCGCGATGGTGAAGGGGCAACGAAATTATTAAAGATCCTTGTTGAAGAAGCCATCGATGAAAAGCAAGCCAAAATCTATGCTCGTGCGATGGTGAATTCTCCTTTGATCAAAACTATGGCTCATGGTTGTGACCCCAATATTGGTCGTATGCTCATGGCCTTAGGCAAATGTTTTGATAATGATTTAGACGTGGCAAAACTCGAACTCATTGTCAATGGAGTGACTGTTTTTGCGGATAGCGTCAAAACAAATTTTGATGAGAAAGCCCTGCGTCAGTCAATCGATTCTGACGAAGTCGTCTTTCAAGTCAAACTCGGCCTAGGTAGTGGAGAAGCCACTGCTTATGGATGTGATTTAACTCATGGATATGTGGATGAAAATGCAGCTTACTATTCTTCGTAATATTTTATTAAGCCTGCTGGTTGGCTTTTTATTCTCTTGTGCGAGTCAAAAAGAGATTGATGTTTCTGGTAGCCCTTTTGGTCGAGCACCAACGGCAAAACTCATTGTGCCCGCCCATTTTTTGGTGAAGTCAGTTAATAAAGAACGTATACAAATGCCTTTTTTAGCCAATGGCAACGTGACTTTGTTGATAGCTGAGGGCGATAATGAAATCGAGGTGATCTTTGAATATATTTATGAAGTGATGAATCAAGATGATTATACTCGTGTAACTTCTGAAAGCTTTTATGCGCTTATATCAGATGTGAAAGAAGGTGAAGTTTACACTTTCGATTTGGAGCTACCCGATAATCGCGAGAAAGCTAAGCAACGCTTAGAGGATAAAAGCAGCTTGGGCAATATTATTCGTAAGTCAGATAATAATACTTACCCATTGACTTCGGAAGAGCACAACCGCAAATCAATTCGCGATTACATGCGCGAAAATGACCCTTACGTGCAGTTGACTCATTGGTGGGAGAAGGCGAGTGCTGAACAAAAAGCTCGCTTTAAAAAAGAAGTCATGGAAAAATAAACTTCCCGACTCGCCTAAGAATTTAAGTGCTATTGAGCTGAAATAAGCTCAATAGCATTTTTTTTATTCTCAATGTCTAGAAAAATGAGAAAAAAAGCTAAAAAGTGATTTGCGCAATTTAGCTCTCGTTGTATTATCAAACCCGTCGCCGAAAGTGTGCGACAAAACAAGTTCATTGAAGCCGATTTTTTAAGTGAGCAATTACTTAAAGAAAAAGCGTTAATAAGGGGCCTTAGCTCAGCTGGCTAGAGCGCCGCCCTTGCAAGGCGGAGGTCATGGATTCGAATTCCATAGGCTCCACTTATGATACGCGCATAGCTCAGTTGGTTAGAGCGCATCGCTGATAACGATGAGGTCCCAGGTTCAAATCCTGGTGCGCGTACCAGAATTTAAGCATTCCCGAAAGTGGGAAAGAGCTTTAGATCTTTGAAAGGAAGAAAACAATAGAATGAAAGAGTCAAAGTATAATTGAGGTCTTTTAACTTTTATAAGTTAAAGGAACCAACCAAAAAACAATTTATACCAAGATCGCAAACCAAAAGAATACAAGACAAAGAAAGACTTAGTAGAGATTAGGTGTGTCGCTGAAAATGTTATTTTTAATATTTTTGGTGGACAAGCTAGTAAGGGTGTATGATGAATGCCTTGGCACTAACAGGCGATGAAGGACGCGTTAAGCTGCGAAAATCCTCGGGGAGCTGCAAAAGAGCTTTGATCCGGGGGTATCCGAATGGGGAAACCCAACTGGAGTTATGTCCAGTTATCCCTGACTGAATAAATAGGTCAGGGAGGCGAACCTAGGGAAGTGAAACATCTCAGTACCTAGAGGAAAAGAAATCAACCGAGATTGCGCTAGTAGCGGCGAGCGAACGCGCAAGAGCCTAAACCTAAAAGCATGCTTTTAGGGGTTGCGGGACCTGCAACATTGTATTGAAGAGATAGCTGAATAGTTTTGGAAAATCCAACCACAGAGGGTGATAGTCCCGTAAGCGAAATTTCTTTAATATATAGCGGGTATCCCAAGTAGGGCCGGACACGTGAAACCCGGTCTGAATCAGGGAGGGCCACCTTCCAAGGCTAAATACTCGTTAGTGACCGATAGTGAACCAGTACCGTGAGGGAAAGGCGAAAAGAACCCCGTAAGGGGAGTGAAATAGAACCTGAAATCATACATCTACAAAGTGTGGGTCATCTTTATATGATGTACCGCATGCCTTTTGCATAATGAGTCTGCGACTTACTGTATACGGCAAGGTTAAGTTATTAAACGGAGCCGAAGCGAAAGCGAGTACGAATAGTGCGATTTAAGTCGTATGCAGTAGACCCGAAACTGAGTGATCTATCCATGAGCAGGTTGAAGCCCGAGTAACATCGGGTGGAGGACCGAACCATTGCGTGCTGAAAAACGCTTGGATGACTTGTGGATAGGGGTGAAAGGCCAATCAAACTCAGTGATAGCTGGTTCTCTCCGAAATAGCTTTAGGGCTAGCCTTGAGTGCTTCTTTACGGGGGTAGAGCTACTGATTTTTCGCGGGCCCTTACCGGGGTACCAACAAATATCAAACTCCGAATACCGTAAATTTATGAGCTCAGGAGTCAGTCTATGTGGGACAAGCCGCATAGACAAAAGGGAAACAGCCCAGATCGCCGTCTAAGGCCCCCAAGATGGGCTAAGTGGAATTAAGGATGTGGAGTTGCTTGGACAATCAGGATGTTGGCTTAGAGGCAGCCACCATTTAAAGAGTGCGTAATAGCTCACTGATCGAGTGATTCTGCGCCGAAAATAATCGGGACTAAAGCCCATTGCCGAAGACGCGACCCAGCTTGCTGGGGGTAGGAGAGCGTTCTATGCAGGAGTGAAGCTTGATGGAAACAACAGGTGGACCGCATAGAAGTGAGAATGCAGACATAAGTAACGAAAAACCGGGTGTGAATCCCGGTCACCGAAATCCGAAGGTTTCCTGGGCAAGGTTCGTCCCCCCAGGGTTAGTCGGACCCTAAGGCGAGGCCCAACGGCGTAGTCGATGGACAACAGGTTAATATTCCTGTACTAGCTAAGTGTAGTGATGAAGGGACGCGGAAGGAAAATGTTAATGACTGATGGATTAGTCATACCAAGCAGGCAATTCGTAGAGTAGGAAAATCCGCTTTACATAAGAACCAACTGTGATGGGGCGAAGAAACCCTCGGGTGGAACCGTCTAACATGGAACCATGCTGCCAAGAAAAGCTTCTAAGCGTCTGATGCTTAGTTATCCGTACTAAAACCGACACAGGTAGGAAGGTCGAGTAGACTAAGGTGCGCGAGAGAAACCACGTTAAGGAACTCGGCAAATTAGCCCCGTAACTTCGGGAGAAGGGGTGCCCCCTCAGGGGGGCCGCAGTTAAGAGGTCTGGGCGACTGTTTAGCAAAAACATAGCACTCTGCAAACTCGAAAGAGGAAGTATAGGGTGTGACACGTGACCAATGCCAAAAGGTCAAATGGAGAGGTTAGCCTTCGGGCGAAGCTTCGAAATGAAGCCCTGGTGAATGTCGGCCGTAACTATAACGGTCCTAAGGTAGCGAAATTCCTTGTCGGGTAAGTTCCGACCTGCACGAATCGTGTAACGATCCAGACACTGTCTCAACGTGGATCTCGGTGAAATTGTAGTTCCGGTGAAAATGCCGGATACCCGCAGATGGACGGAAAGACCCCATGAACCTTTACTGTAATCTGATATTGTTGTTCGGACTAATATGTGTAGCATAAGTGGGAGACTGTGAACTTGCGTCGTCAGGCGTTTGTGAGTCGTCAGTGAAATACCACCCTTATTAGTTTGGGCATCTAACCCCACGTCCGTGAATCCGGATGGGGGACAGTTTCAGAGGGTCAGTTTGACTGGGGCGGTTTCCTCCTAAAATGTAACGGAGGAGCTCGAAGGTCTACTCAGCATGGTCAGCAATCATGCGTAGAGCGTAAGGGTAGAAGTAGGCTTTACTGTAACACCGACAGGTGGAGCAGTTGCGAAAGCAGGACCTAGTGATCCAGCGGTGGAAAGTGGTATCGCCGTTGCTCATCGGATAAAAGGTACTCTGGGGATAACAGGCTTATCGCACCCAAGCGTCCATAGCGACGGTGCGGTTTGGCACCTCGATGTCGGCTCATCACATCCTGGGGCTGAAGAAGGTCCCAAGGGTCCGGCTGTTCGCCGGTTAAAGTGGTACGCGAGCTGGGTTCAGAACGTCGTGAGACAGTTCGGTCCTTATCCTCTGCGGGCGTAGGATATTTGATAGGAGCATTCCCTAGTACGAGAGGACCGGGAATGAGTGACCTCTGGTGTTCCAGTTGTACCGCCAGGTGCATTGCTGGGTAGCTAAGTCGCGAAAGGATAAGCGCTGAAAGCATCTAAGCGCCAAGCCCCCCTAAAGATGAGATATCCCAGGATTTATCCTCTAAAGGCTACAGGAAGACTACCTGTTCGATAGGCTGGAGATGTAAGCATAGCAATATGTTCAGTTGACCAGTACTAATCAGCCGTGAGGCTTGTCCACCTCTTTTTTAGTTGTCATCACTTGATGCCACCTAAAAAAGATAATAAGCACACACACTAACTCATACTAAGTTAGGTCTTGCGATCTTATCTTTCATCACTAAGTTTTCTTCCCAACATTTTCCGGCTGGTAACCACAGCGGAGGAGCCACACCCGATCCCATCCCGAACTCGGTAGTTAAGACCTCCAGCGCCGATGGTACTGCAGTTAAGACTGTGGGAGAGCAGGTCGTTGCCAGCCTTTTTTTTGCTGCCGTAGGGGCGGATAATTCTACTAGATAGTTTTATTTCCCTATAGCTAGGCTTCAAGCCGAAATTTTTAGAGCATCCAAACGTTAGTTTGGATGCTTTTTTTGTGTCTATGCGGAAAGCACGTAATAGGACTTATAGGACTTATAGGACTTATAGGACTTATAGGACTTATAGGACTTATAGGACTTATAGGACTTATAGGACTTATAGGACTTATAGGACTTATAGGACTTATAGGACTTATAGGACTTATAGGACTTATGGGACTTATGGGACTTATGGGATTTATGAATTAGTTCAGCACTTAAGCGGGCAGGGATGCCCGCTCTCCCAGGTAAGTTAGAAGTCCTATCACCTGCAGGCAGAAGGCCGATCTGCAGTGAGCTTGCGAACGATCTGCCAGCGTAGCGAACTGAGCACTTTGATAAAAGATAGTTATTTGACGAGGGCGAGGTCGTTCCAAGAGGTGGTGTAGCGGGGGGAGAGGCGAGCACCGCGGGAGAATTCTCGTTTACCTGAACTGAGGAAGCGTAAACTTCCCTTGCCAAACTTTTGATTAATGGAGTCGAATTGCTGCATGAGGGTGTTTTGCTTTTGATGATCTCGTGGGAGAGAGAAGAAGTCTTGTTGCCAAGCATTTTTGGATGAGAAGTGATGGAGGGTGACGCCCGCTTTGCGGATTTCGCAATGATGAAAAAGTTTTTGGCCACTAAGTTCCACCGCGTGAATAAAGTCTGGGGTATAATCTGATGGTGAATCCAGATAAAAGCGCGTCGAGCGATGTTTGCGTGTGGGGTAGGGGCCTTCTATAAAAGTATCGACATAGAGGGCTTTTTGTTGTTCTTGGCGTAATTTTTGGCAAGCGCGGTCCGCGAAGAAGCTGAGTTGCTGAAGCAAGCTATCGAGGTCGTGTACGCTTTCAGGGAAAGTGCGAGAGACGCGAATGCTTTGTTTAGCTTCTGGTGAGTTTTCTAAGGCTAGACTGGGGATGCCACGGAGTTCATGACTAGTTCTGAGCATGCAGACGCCAAAGCGTTTGAGTAAGTATTGCTCATCGGCCATGGCGAGTTGCCAAGCCGTGCGAATTCCGCAATTTTGGAGGCGTTTACTGAGGCGTCGACCAATTCCCCATATGTCTTCAATAAGAGTGTTTTCGAGCACTTGTTGACGGTTTGCTTCTTGGATTAAAAAAGTTCCGCGTGATTTCTTGGCTAATTTTGAAGCGATTTTTGCCAAAGTTTTTGTGGAGGCAATGCCAATGGAGATGGGGATGCCTGTACATTGTTGTACTTGCTCTTTAATGCTAGTACAATAGCTTTCTGGGCAGTGAGTTGTGGGTAGAGTGAAAAAGGCTTCGTCAATCGAATAAAATTCAATTTCTTGTGCATG includes:
- a CDS encoding 5-formyltetrahydrofolate cyclo-ligase; this encodes MTEKRALRKLIRQQIAEGLWENEDLSNIPQHLQDFADFASKSVALYQADPQEISLIDFFVESQILLPRFSPESKLYDFSLWSGELNELQKGPYDILEPKLCRELPAIDFCFIPALAFDRRGNRLGRGGGFYDRLLAKYSIGVKVGVCYDFQLIGEVPKEDHDFTMDFILSPSGLLKCDRKN
- a CDS encoding DUF2057 family protein; this translates as MKMQLTILRNILLSLLVGFLFSCASQKEIDVSGSPFGRAPTAKLIVPAHFLVKSVNKERIQMPFLANGNVTLLIAEGDNEIEVIFEYIYEVMNQDDYTRVTSESFYALISDVKEGEVYTFDLELPDNREKAKQRLEDKSSLGNIIRKSDNNTYPLTSEEHNRKSIRDYMRENDPYVQLTHWWEKASAEQKARFKKEVMEK
- the argJ gene encoding bifunctional glutamate N-acetyltransferase/amino-acid acetyltransferase ArgJ; this encodes MYKFDETPVMPKGFSCASRNCGIKEEGDDLALFYSEKTAEAAAVFTRNLVPGAPVIAGREIIKKSKLQAVVVNSRVSNVGTGDEGVKRAYRMSAAAAKELNCNEDEVIMSSTGVIAVPLPVEKIESGLVGMKADLCSDPLIGASGIMTTDTYAKAISISCDDYTLTIVGKGSGMIEPNMATMLVYVFTDAAVSAKDLDTVLRVGVNKSFNMLSVDTDTSTSDTVIAMANGLSEKEVDLDEFQQRFSAACIRMTEMLARDGEGATKLLKILVEEAIDEKQAKIYARAMVNSPLIKTMAHGCDPNIGRMLMALGKCFDNDLDVAKLELIVNGVTVFADSVKTNFDEKALRQSIDSDEVVFQVKLGLGSGEATAYGCDLTHGYVDENAAYYSS
- a CDS encoding Y-family DNA polymerase, with the protein product MSSANTNEWIALADCNNFYASCERCFNPQLIGRAIVILSNNDGCVIARSAEAKALGIQMGVPFFEIRPLVEMHGVLAYSSNFPLYGDLSARVMQLLHVHAQEIEFYSIDEAFFTLPTTHCPESYCTSIKEQVQQCTGIPISIGIASTKTLAKIASKLAKKSRGTFLIQEANRQQVLENTLIEDIWGIGRRLSKRLQNCGIRTAWQLAMADEQYLLKRFGVCMLRTSHELRGIPSLALENSPEAKQSIRVSRTFPESVHDLDSLLQQLSFFADRACQKLRQEQQKALYVDTFIEGPYPTRKHRSTRFYLDSPSDYTPDFIHAVELSGQKLFHHCEIRKAGVTLHHFSSKNAWQQDFFSLPRDHQKQNTLMQQFDSINQKFGKGSLRFLSSGKREFSRGARLSPRYTTSWNDLALVK
- a CDS encoding replication-associated recombination protein A: MSLFDHPRVEPLAATLRPEGFGDFFGQGHLTAEGSLLRRSIENDCFSSIIFTGPPGTGKTSLASIISKHTEADFIALSAIDSSVSEVRKAVKAADEARKFSGRKTVLFVDEIHRFNKAQQDSLLKDIENGTVRFIGATTHNPGFYLTPALCSRSLIFTLKPLEASAVKSLLEAKMTKIMKALEAELQFDEEGLKFLSENCEGDARRALTVIELAVKTAQSDKIGLEELRECLQVKSYKYDADAHYNAASAFIKSMRGSDPDAAVYWLAYMLEAGEDIRFIARRIMIFASEDVGNADPRALQLAVSASQAVDIVGMPEARIILSQAVTYCATAPKSNAAYKAVNLALEDVKNQRSQVIPMHLRDPRSSGYNPEEGDYVYPHNSKEAYVKQEYIGVESKYYQPVERGYETKIKERMDYWQSLRGEDDREESS
- a CDS encoding Rnase Y domain-containing protein produces the protein MNDYIYLITGLVIGFIIGSLLIKSKFRKLEKDQEGLLAEAKLQAAELKSQAIKEADEEIKDLKAQAKSAFDETLKKQDLEREGLQAERAKLENLLESTQDRLDQLEEKQQEVNEKSLSLAHQDEGLALREAELASLTIEEAKEQIIQKAEDQSKAQCARIYKQALKEMKSQASEDARDILLSAMQRYSAECASDRTTTTVYLPSDEIKGRIIGRDGRNIRTLESLTGANIIIDDTPETVVISCFNSYRREMARIALEQLIDDGRIHPNRIHEVISSVTEQMDRDLERSATYLCEELNVGVVSTNIYRQLGMLKYRFNAFQNLMQFSREVSSLMGTIAAEIGLDVRQAKRLGLLHAIGQSFDESAENNSAQMGADFLRREGEDEELCVAIENYKDTYTLSNGMDRLLHVAVQLSKNRPGTADEAMDSYVHRLHQIEFMMKNMDEVSECVVMQAGREVLVSIKPEKVKDNDMPMLAQEIAEKIEQEMTLPGAVQLILSRDLRVEATAQP